In one window of Nycticebus coucang isolate mNycCou1 chromosome 23, mNycCou1.pri, whole genome shotgun sequence DNA:
- the LOC128576074 gene encoding nucleosome assembly protein 1-like 1 yields MADVDNKEQCELDQDLDDVEEVEEEETGEETIIKARQLTVQMMQNPQILGALQERLDGLVETPTGYIESLPRVVKRRVNAFKNLQVKCA; encoded by the coding sequence ATGGCAGACGTTGACAACAAAGAACAGTGTGAACTTGATCAAGATTTGGATGATGTTGAAGaagtagaagaagaagaaactggtGAAGAAACAATAATCAAAGCACGTCAGCTGACTGTTCAGATGATGCAAAATCCTCAGATTCTTGGAGCCCTTCAAGAAAGACTTGATGGTCTGGTAGAAACACCAACAGGATACATTGAAAGCTTGCCTAGGGTAGTTAAAAGACGAGTGAATGCTTTCAAAAATCTTCAAGTTAAATGTGCATAG